In Rutidosis leptorrhynchoides isolate AG116_Rl617_1_P2 chromosome 2, CSIRO_AGI_Rlap_v1, whole genome shotgun sequence, one genomic interval encodes:
- the LOC139889362 gene encoding auxin-responsive protein SAUR71-like: protein MEKTVEGNKGKKNFLVKTWNRCQSFPGIRSNKSCHDQEKGKKKIMTPEGHFPVYVGQEKHRFNVKTKYASHPLFKMLLEDTETEQGYNSNGPISLLCDVDLFYKVLAEMEANDEVQPLVWGFAYGSCSPFNPSRRWGGHGHMGKGYGSYEPLTPSRFLKMN, encoded by the coding sequence ATGGAGAAAACAGTAGAGGGCAACAAGGGAAAGAAAAACTTTCTTGTTAAGACGTGGAACCGGTGCCAATCGTTCCCCGGAATCCGTAGTAACAAATCATGTCATGATCAAGAAAAAGGGAAGAAGAAAATAATGACGCCAGAAGGGCATTTTCCGGTGTATGTGGGACAAGAGAAACATCGGTTCAACGTCAAGACAAAGTATGCAAGTCATCCTTTGTTCAAGATGCTTTTAGAAGACACAGAAACCGAACAAGGATACAACTCAAATGGTCCAATATCACTTTTATGTGATGTGGATTTGTTTTATAAAGTGTTGGCTGAGATGGAGGCTAATGATGAGGTGCAACCACTTGTATGGGGGTTCGCTTATGGCTCGTGTAGTCCGTTTAACCCTAGTCGTCGTTGGGGTGGTCACGGTCATATGGGAAAAGGTTATGGTTCTTATGAACCCTTAACTCCATCAAGATTTTTAAAGATGAATTAG